GGGTATTTGTGGTAAAGTGAGACCGGATATTATTGCGCTTCAAGAAACTAAGTGTAGAACTCTAGGGGATAATTGGGTGCATTTTTTGTGGGGTAATGATAATTGCGGGTACATTCAAAAAGAAGCTAATGGTAACTCGGGAGGTATGCTATTGATTTGGGATACTAATAGTTTTGTAGTAGAAAGTGGGACTAAAAGTGAGTATTTTTTAGCCATTCGGGGTAAATGGCGTGGTTTCGGACATGAATCAATTATTATAAATGTCTATGGACCGCATAAGGATGCAAAGAAAAAAGAGATGTGGTGGTCGTTGGAAAACCTTATTAAGAGTATTGATTCGGCTTGGGTGGTTTGCGGTGATTTTAATGAGGTAAGAAACCAATCGGATAGGCTAAATTGTGTATTTCACCCGTCTAGGGCGAATCGATTCAATGATTTCATTTCGATGACTAATTTGATTGACATTCCGATTAATGGGAAAAGATTCACACGAATTAGTGATGATGGAACCAAATTTAGTAAACTTGACCGATTTCTTTGAAATGATGGGTTCATTAGATTGTGGAAAGACCTCTCGGTTGTCACATTAGAACGGAGAGAGTCGGACCATTGTCCGATATTGCTTAGAGATAATACAATCGATGTTGGCCCTAAGCCTTTTAAGGTCTTCGATGAATGGCTCAAAAAAGACAGTGTTGATAAAGTGGTTCATGTTTCATGGGGGAAAGTGGTAGTAATCCAAGGAAAAATTGTTTATTTAGAGATCGTCTTAAAAATGTGAAAAATGATTTGAAAAGTTGGAGTAAAAGTGAGTATGGGGGCTTAGATGAGGAAATTATTGTGTTAAAAGATGAAGCTAATGGTCTAGAATTACTTGCTGATTCCGGAACAATCAGTGATGGTGATCGTGTTCGATGGTTGGAGGTCCGAAAAAGGtggattgaaaaagaaaaaaatgaggACAAACATGTTGAAACAAAAAGCTCGCATTCGTTGGATTCTTGAGGGAGACGAAAACTCTAAGTATTTTCATTCATTTATACGAAGGAGGTATAACAAATGTAATCTTAGAGGTTTAAATATAAACGGGGTATGGATCGAGGAACCTAATGTTGTTAAAGAGGCGGGTTTTTAGCATTTTCGTGCAAGATTTGGGTCGAACTTGAATACCGCGAGACCATCTTTCTTCAGTCGATCGTTTAACATTATTGGGCCTGCCACATCTAATTCTAATAATGATTCTGATTATATTGGTTTGGCAAAAATAATTGAAAGGGAGGAATTGGATTTAGAGGATAAATTTAAGGAGGAGGAAATTTTGGAGGAAATTAAAGATTGTGGTAGCTCTAAGGCCCCGAGGCCGGATGGGTTTAACATGGGCTTTTATAAGAAATACGGATGGGTTTAACATGGGCTTTTATAAGAAATATTGGAGCAGTATCAAAATTGATCTTATTGAAGCAATAATTGGGTTTTGGGAAAAATGTGAAATCTCAAAAGGATGCAACACATCTTTCATTACTCTTGTTCCAAAAAAGGTGGACCCGGTAGGTTTAAATGACTTCCGCCCGATTAGCTTAATAGGGAGCTATTACAAGGTGATTGCTAAGCTTCTTGCCAATCGTCTTAAAAAAGTGATCCCTAACTTAATCGGGTTCAAACAAAGTGCATTTATAAAAGGAAGAAATATTTTAGATGGTGCGCTTATTGCGAATGAAACACTTTCTTTTCTAAAACACAATAGTCTTAAAAGTCTAATCTTCAAGGTTGATTTCTATAAGGAATTTAATTGCCTAAATTGGGAGTTTTTGGATGAAATGATGGAGATCATGGGATTTGGTGTTAGATGGAGAAAGTGGATACTTGCGTGTCTCAAGTCGGCTACAAT
The window above is part of the Rutidosis leptorrhynchoides isolate AG116_Rl617_1_P2 chromosome 1, CSIRO_AGI_Rlap_v1, whole genome shotgun sequence genome. Proteins encoded here:
- the LOC139883373 gene encoding uncharacterized protein, which gives rise to MKIISLNVRGFGVIGKFGWVKGICGKVRPDIIALQETKCRTLGDNWVHFLWGNDNCGYIQKEANGNSGGMLLIWDTNSFVVESGTKSEYFLAIRGKWRGFGHESIIINVYGPHKDAKKKEMWWSLENLIKSIDSAWVVCGDFNEVRNQSDRLNCVFHPSRANRFNDFISMTNLIDIPINGKRFTRISDDGTKFSKLDRFL